From Acomys russatus chromosome 25, mAcoRus1.1, whole genome shotgun sequence, a single genomic window includes:
- the Shroom1 gene encoding protein Shroom1 isoform X4, with product MEALGTGSDRTSPAPDTGSLDLRRLSTRADSAYSSFSAPSSGPETCTPPPGTDLLPYLDWDYVRVVWGSRSQTPQDAILPTTQPPGSTVAEHSSPRPPEVQGSTGPLNRQDTPLLYALAAEAEAAACNSEPPSPPASRAAYRQRLQGAQRRVLRETSFQRKELRMSLPGRLRPALPARPPLVHTRSASISQEGGEAEPARPAVPALGAVGRGRLASQQRLCCFSEPGKLHRVGWSGGPPSEGLREACSTQELQHRTHAKSQGLQETQSLSSVELDSGSVDLGNAHRPVGRSQSVSGEVMRPSKGSERTVAAVQAVPQRAETPRPLLQTKLSRDLHSPDQQYENGLSKKAGQITVSAETPSREVPGITGTDNYRQGVNGSADISRPTSRSPPGTTNDDIPPSDAAVPLTTDPLYPAATHDNALGPLSGEVLRPSGSETPGPPHHTSLAWGQPGSKPTWPSRHFEELVQELARLDPSLSDTLAAQPGPEPPLGLLDGLFPAAEVWTAMRPACEEAGVMETGYCGCHFTQEPPASQEALRSENSSPNPVPDQTSGQGLPERNSIQAKEQVELARLLQKMLQDLHVEQERLRGTAANWTRRLEALEAAVSQACTPRELERFRRFMTDLERVLGLLLLLGSRLARVHLALARTGSDSDSDERASLLQRLRLLQRQQEDAKELKEHVARREQALRQVLERELPTEHLRSYCALLAAKARILSQQRSLDDRIRFLKDQLDTIWNDLSHHPLFPRLSWAPGIRPLGKPPFPATHI from the exons ATGGAGGCCCTGGGTACTGGGAGCGACCGCACCTCCCCGGCGCCAGACACTGGAAGCCTAGACTTGAGACGGCTGTCCACGCGCGCCGACTCGGCCTACAGCTCTTTCTCCGCGCCATCTAGCGGTCCCGAGACCTGCACGCCGCCCCCGGGCACCGACCTCCTCCCTTACTTAGACTGGGACTACGTGCGCGTGGTTTGGGGTAGCCGATCCCAAACCCCACAAGATGCTATCCTTCCAACGACCCAGCCGCCCGGGTCGACAGTCGCTGAGCACAGCAGCCCACGGCCTCCAGAGGTCCAGGGAAGCACGGGGCCACTGAACAGACAGGACACCCCGCTGCTGTACGCGCTGGCCGCCGAGGCTGAGGCTGCCGCGTGCAATTCGGAGCCTCCCAGCCCGCCAGCCTCGCGGGCTGCCTACCGCCAGCGGCTGCAGGGTGCGCAGCGGCGCGTGCTGCGGGAAACGTCCTTCCAACGAAAGGAGCTCCGCATGAGCCTGCCCGGGCGCCTGCGGCCCGCACTCCCCGCGCGACCTCCCCTGGTGCACACGCGCTCTGCCTCCATCagccaggagggaggagaagcagagCCAGCACGCCCTGCGGTCCCAGCGCTGGGTGCTGTGGGCCGGGGGCGTCTCGCCAGCCAGCAGAGGCTGTGTTGCTTCTCCGAGCCAGGCAAACTGCATCGCGTGGGTTGGAGCGGTGGGCCCCCAAGCGAGGGCCTGAGAGAGGCTTGTTCCACGCAGGAGCTGCAGCATAGAACGCACGCTAAATCCCAAGGGCTGCAGGAGACTCAGTCCCTAAGTTCAGTAGAGCTGGACTCTGGGTCTGTGGATCTTGGCAATGCCCATAGGCCTGTGGGTCGGAGTCAGAGTGTTTCAGGCGAGGTCATGCGTCCTAGCAAAGGTTCAGAAAGGACTGTGGCCGCTGTCCAG GCTGTTCCTCAAAGAGCAGAGACGCCCAGACCATTGCTTCAGACCAAGCTTTCCAG GGATCTCCACAGCCCTGACCAGCAGTATGAAAATGGCTTAAGCAAAAAAGCTGGCCAGATTACAGTCTCAGCAGAGACCCCCTCCCGTGAGGTTCCAGGGATCACAGGAACAGACAACTACCGCCAAGGGGTGAATGGCTCTGCGGACATCTCCAGACCTACAAGCCGTAGCCCTCCTGGGACTACAAATGATGACATCCCACCATCTGACGCTGCTGTGCCTCTGACCACTGACCCCCTCTACCCCGCAGCTACACATGATAACGCCCTGGGGCCTCTCTCAGGGGAAGTCCTGCGACCTTCAGGCTCTGAGACTCCAGGGCCCCCTCACCACACTTCCCTGgcctggggccagcctggttccaAGCCAACTTGGCCTAGTCGGCATTTTGAGGAGCTGGTTCAGGAGCTGGCCAGACTGGATCCCTCTTTGAGTGACACTCTTGCTGCCCAGCCTGGTCCAGAGCCACCACTGGGCCTGCTGGATGGCCTCTTTCCTGCCGCAGAGGTCTGGACTGCgatgaggccagcctgtgaggaggctggagtgatggAGACAGG GTACTGCGGATGCCACTTCACCCAAGAACCTCCGGCTTCCCAGGAGGCACTGAGGTCTGAAAACTCTAGCCCCAACCCTGTGCCTGACCAGACAAGTGGCCAGGGACTCCCAGAACGAAACAGCATCCAGGCCAAGGAA CAGGTGGAGCTAGCCCGCCTcctccagaagatgctccaggatCTTCACGTTGAGCAGGAGCGACTGCGGGGAACGGCCGCAAACTGGACCCGACGCCTCGAAGCTCTGGAGGCTGCAGTGAGCCAGGCCTGTACACCCCGGGAGCTGGAGCGGTTCCGCCGGTTCATGACTGATCTAGAGCGCGTGCTTggtcttctgctgctgctgggcagcCGCCTGGCCCGTGTGCACCTCGCCTTGGCCAGGACCGGCTCAGACAGTGACTCTGATGAGAGG GCCTCGCTGCTGCAGCGACTCCGTCTTCTGCAGCGACAGCAAGAGGACGCTAAGGAGCTAAAGGAGCATGTGGCGCGGCGGGAGCAAGCCCTGCGTCAAGTGTTGGAGCGGGAGCTGCCCACAGAGCATCTACGCTCCTATTGTGCGCTGCTAGCTGCCAAGGCCAGGATCCTATCCCAGCAGCGCAGCCTGGACGACCGAATCCGGTTCCTTAAGGACCAACTGGACACTATCTGGAACGACCTGAGTCATCATCCCCTTTTCCCCAGACTGTCCTGGGCCCCAGGGATTCGTCCTCTGGGCAAACCACCTTTTCCGGCTACACATATCTAG
- the Shroom1 gene encoding protein Shroom1 isoform X1, with amino-acid sequence MEALGTGSDRTSPAPDTGSLDLRRLSTRADSAYSSFSAPSSGPETCTPPPGTDLLPYLDWDYVRVVWGSRSQTPQDAILPTTQPPGSTVAEHSSPRPPEVQGSTGPLNRQDTPLLYALAAEAEAAACNSEPPSPPASRAAYRQRLQGAQRRVLRETSFQRKELRMSLPGRLRPALPARPPLVHTRSASISQEGGEAEPARPAVPALGAVGRGRLASQQRLCCFSEPGKLHRVGWSGGPPSEGLREACSTQELQHRTHAKSQGLQETQSLSSVELDSGSVDLGNAHRPVGRSQSVSGEVMRPSKGSERTVAAVQAVPQRAETPRPLLQTKLSSGKALSSGHCWVPASRFLTQKEAAMACPGEVFQTRPSGCGQRVSETTVSTPYPSLPDDDVSPEEAKTPSPQDSHAPQGPPVRDLHSPDQQYENGLSKKAGQITVSAETPSREVPGITGTDNYRQGVNGSADISRPTSRSPPGTTNDDIPPSDAAVPLTTDPLYPAATHDNALGPLSGEVLRPSGSETPGPPHHTSLAWGQPGSKPTWPSRHFEELVQELARLDPSLSDTLAAQPGPEPPLGLLDGLFPAAEVWTAMRPACEEAGVMETGYCGCHFTQEPPASQEALRSENSSPNPVPDQTSGQGLPERNSIQAKEQVELARLLQKMLQDLHVEQERLRGTAANWTRRLEALEAAVSQACTPRELERFRRFMTDLERVLGLLLLLGSRLARVHLALARTGSDSDSDERASLLQRLRLLQRQQEDAKELKEHVARREQALRQVLERELPTEHLRSYCALLAAKARILSQQRSLDDRIRFLKDQLDTIWNDLSHHPLFPRLSWAPGIRPLGKPPFPATHI; translated from the exons ATGGAGGCCCTGGGTACTGGGAGCGACCGCACCTCCCCGGCGCCAGACACTGGAAGCCTAGACTTGAGACGGCTGTCCACGCGCGCCGACTCGGCCTACAGCTCTTTCTCCGCGCCATCTAGCGGTCCCGAGACCTGCACGCCGCCCCCGGGCACCGACCTCCTCCCTTACTTAGACTGGGACTACGTGCGCGTGGTTTGGGGTAGCCGATCCCAAACCCCACAAGATGCTATCCTTCCAACGACCCAGCCGCCCGGGTCGACAGTCGCTGAGCACAGCAGCCCACGGCCTCCAGAGGTCCAGGGAAGCACGGGGCCACTGAACAGACAGGACACCCCGCTGCTGTACGCGCTGGCCGCCGAGGCTGAGGCTGCCGCGTGCAATTCGGAGCCTCCCAGCCCGCCAGCCTCGCGGGCTGCCTACCGCCAGCGGCTGCAGGGTGCGCAGCGGCGCGTGCTGCGGGAAACGTCCTTCCAACGAAAGGAGCTCCGCATGAGCCTGCCCGGGCGCCTGCGGCCCGCACTCCCCGCGCGACCTCCCCTGGTGCACACGCGCTCTGCCTCCATCagccaggagggaggagaagcagagCCAGCACGCCCTGCGGTCCCAGCGCTGGGTGCTGTGGGCCGGGGGCGTCTCGCCAGCCAGCAGAGGCTGTGTTGCTTCTCCGAGCCAGGCAAACTGCATCGCGTGGGTTGGAGCGGTGGGCCCCCAAGCGAGGGCCTGAGAGAGGCTTGTTCCACGCAGGAGCTGCAGCATAGAACGCACGCTAAATCCCAAGGGCTGCAGGAGACTCAGTCCCTAAGTTCAGTAGAGCTGGACTCTGGGTCTGTGGATCTTGGCAATGCCCATAGGCCTGTGGGTCGGAGTCAGAGTGTTTCAGGCGAGGTCATGCGTCCTAGCAAAGGTTCAGAAAGGACTGTGGCCGCTGTCCAG GCTGTTCCTCAAAGAGCAGAGACGCCCAGACCATTGCTTCAGACCAAGCTTTCCAG tggaAAGGCTCTCTCTTCTGGTCACTGTTGGGTCCCTGCCTCTAGGTTCTTGACTCAGAAGGAGGCTGCCATGGCATGTCCTGGAGAGGTCTTCCAGACCAGACCATCTGGCTGTGGTCAGAGAGTCTCTGAGACCACAGTGTCTACTCCGTACCCCTCCCTACCTGATGATGATGTGTCCCCGGAAGAAGCCAAGACGCCATCCCCTCAAGATTCCCATGCCCCCCAGGGGCCCCCAGTCAG GGATCTCCACAGCCCTGACCAGCAGTATGAAAATGGCTTAAGCAAAAAAGCTGGCCAGATTACAGTCTCAGCAGAGACCCCCTCCCGTGAGGTTCCAGGGATCACAGGAACAGACAACTACCGCCAAGGGGTGAATGGCTCTGCGGACATCTCCAGACCTACAAGCCGTAGCCCTCCTGGGACTACAAATGATGACATCCCACCATCTGACGCTGCTGTGCCTCTGACCACTGACCCCCTCTACCCCGCAGCTACACATGATAACGCCCTGGGGCCTCTCTCAGGGGAAGTCCTGCGACCTTCAGGCTCTGAGACTCCAGGGCCCCCTCACCACACTTCCCTGgcctggggccagcctggttccaAGCCAACTTGGCCTAGTCGGCATTTTGAGGAGCTGGTTCAGGAGCTGGCCAGACTGGATCCCTCTTTGAGTGACACTCTTGCTGCCCAGCCTGGTCCAGAGCCACCACTGGGCCTGCTGGATGGCCTCTTTCCTGCCGCAGAGGTCTGGACTGCgatgaggccagcctgtgaggaggctggagtgatggAGACAGG GTACTGCGGATGCCACTTCACCCAAGAACCTCCGGCTTCCCAGGAGGCACTGAGGTCTGAAAACTCTAGCCCCAACCCTGTGCCTGACCAGACAAGTGGCCAGGGACTCCCAGAACGAAACAGCATCCAGGCCAAGGAA CAGGTGGAGCTAGCCCGCCTcctccagaagatgctccaggatCTTCACGTTGAGCAGGAGCGACTGCGGGGAACGGCCGCAAACTGGACCCGACGCCTCGAAGCTCTGGAGGCTGCAGTGAGCCAGGCCTGTACACCCCGGGAGCTGGAGCGGTTCCGCCGGTTCATGACTGATCTAGAGCGCGTGCTTggtcttctgctgctgctgggcagcCGCCTGGCCCGTGTGCACCTCGCCTTGGCCAGGACCGGCTCAGACAGTGACTCTGATGAGAGG GCCTCGCTGCTGCAGCGACTCCGTCTTCTGCAGCGACAGCAAGAGGACGCTAAGGAGCTAAAGGAGCATGTGGCGCGGCGGGAGCAAGCCCTGCGTCAAGTGTTGGAGCGGGAGCTGCCCACAGAGCATCTACGCTCCTATTGTGCGCTGCTAGCTGCCAAGGCCAGGATCCTATCCCAGCAGCGCAGCCTGGACGACCGAATCCGGTTCCTTAAGGACCAACTGGACACTATCTGGAACGACCTGAGTCATCATCCCCTTTTCCCCAGACTGTCCTGGGCCCCAGGGATTCGTCCTCTGGGCAAACCACCTTTTCCGGCTACACATATCTAG